Proteins encoded by one window of Bacteroidales bacterium:
- a CDS encoding GNAT family N-acetyltransferase — translation MSDLLTLRPVEDSDIPQLTIWLNKEYILKWYHDAGEWLHEIRERNGSFSFLNHFMILKGSTPVGFGQYYDCFDAQEEWYSIDRPHAVFSIDYLIGEEEHLGKGYGKEIVSMLIKEIYRLSPNAEIIVQPDNENITSCKVLLANGLIYDEDKGYFLLKKNI, via the coding sequence ATGAGCGATTTATTAACATTAAGACCTGTTGAAGACAGCGATATCCCGCAATTGACCATCTGGCTGAACAAGGAATACATCCTGAAATGGTACCATGATGCCGGTGAGTGGCTGCATGAGATCAGGGAAAGAAACGGCAGTTTCAGTTTCCTGAACCATTTTATGATTTTGAAAGGCAGTACACCGGTTGGTTTCGGGCAGTATTACGACTGTTTTGATGCACAGGAAGAATGGTATTCCATTGACCGGCCGCATGCGGTTTTCAGTATTGATTACCTTATCGGTGAAGAAGAACATCTTGGGAAGGGTTATGGTAAAGAGATCGTGTCCATGCTCATAAAAGAAATTTACCGGCTGTCGCCAAACGCTGAAATCATAGTACAACCCGACAATGAAAATATTACTTCCTGTAAAGTCCTTTTGGCAAACGGATTGATTTATGATGAGGATAAAGGTTATTTCCTGTTAAAAAAAAACATATGA
- a CDS encoding dihydrofolate reductase family protein, producing MKKIKLYIAASIDGYIAREDGDLDWLMKYPVDSETNYGYDDFFASIDTIIMGGRTYRDILGMGPVWPYKDKTTFVITRNPVKAEEDIHFIHERIMDKIGQLREKEGKDIWLVGGGEIIAMLQDHGMIDEITITYIPVTLGKGIRLFPASSGAWEWNLDNKTSYNNGVTQVIYRLKK from the coding sequence ATGAAAAAAATCAAATTATACATAGCAGCCTCCATAGACGGATATATCGCACGGGAAGATGGCGATCTGGACTGGTTGATGAAATATCCCGTAGATTCCGAAACAAACTACGGATATGATGATTTCTTTGCATCCATCGATACGATTATCATGGGTGGCCGGACATACCGGGATATCCTTGGGATGGGTCCTGTATGGCCTTATAAGGATAAAACCACTTTTGTGATCACACGTAATCCGGTTAAGGCGGAAGAAGATATTCATTTTATCCATGAACGTATCATGGATAAAATCGGCCAACTTCGCGAAAAGGAAGGGAAGGATATCTGGCTTGTCGGCGGCGGAGAGATCATAGCTATGTTACAGGATCATGGAATGATCGATGAAATAACGATCACTTATATTCCGGTAACCCTCGGAAAAGGGATCAGGTTATTCCCGGCTTCTTCCGGAGCATGGGAATGGAATCTGGATAACAAGACCAGTTATAATAACGGAGTGACTCAGGTAATTTACCGTCTCAAAAAATGA
- the panB gene encoding 3-methyl-2-oxobutanoate hydroxymethyltransferase, giving the protein MSTYTEDKRKVTTHRLWEMKQRGEKISVLTAYDYTMTKIIDEAGIDAIIVGDSASNTMIGNHTTLPITLDQMIYHARSVVNAAKRALVIVDMPFGTCSGNPLKSLDAAIRIMKETGADAVKVEGGKEIREDVKKIIDAGIPVMSHLGLMPQSINKYGTYAVRGKDEKEAEKLIDDCLLMEATGAFGILLEKIPAALATEISGKLKIPTIGIGAGAGADGQVLVIHDMMGMNREFSPKFLRRYADLHTVMTEATQNYIHDIKNMKFPAQEESY; this is encoded by the coding sequence ATGTCCACTTATACGGAAGATAAAAGAAAAGTTACCACCCACAGATTATGGGAGATGAAGCAGAGAGGCGAAAAAATCAGCGTATTGACCGCCTACGATTACACCATGACTAAAATCATAGATGAAGCCGGTATCGATGCGATCATTGTAGGCGATTCTGCTTCCAACACAATGATAGGCAATCATACGACCTTACCTATCACGCTCGACCAGATGATATACCATGCACGATCGGTCGTCAATGCGGCCAAAAGAGCGCTGGTGATCGTAGATATGCCGTTCGGCACCTGTTCGGGAAATCCCCTGAAATCCCTTGATGCAGCCATCAGGATCATGAAAGAGACAGGAGCGGATGCTGTAAAGGTAGAAGGCGGAAAAGAAATCCGGGAAGATGTGAAAAAAATCATCGATGCAGGTATTCCGGTCATGTCCCATCTGGGATTAATGCCTCAGTCGATCAATAAATACGGCACTTACGCCGTCCGCGGAAAGGATGAAAAAGAAGCGGAAAAGCTGATCGACGATTGCCTGTTGATGGAAGCAACCGGGGCTTTCGGCATACTGCTCGAAAAAATTCCGGCTGCACTTGCCACCGAAATTTCCGGTAAACTAAAGATCCCTACGATCGGTATCGGGGCAGGAGCAGGCGCCGATGGACAGGTGCTTGTGATCCATGATATGATGGGCATGAACAGGGAGTTTTCACCCAAATTCCTTCGCCGGTATGCGGACCTCCATACCGTGATGACTGAAGCTACCCAAAACTATATCCATGATATAAAAAATATGAAATTTCCTGCCCAAGAAGAAAGCTATTGA
- a CDS encoding GNAT family N-acetyltransferase, whose product MDFFNKTGTLAMGSRLRMLSDTITEDAASIYRLYGADIKAKWFPVFFALSDGEPRTITALAKEIGHSHPSVSNIIREMSSKGLVKEKKDKADGRRNMVELSPKGKEIAQKMPDQYADVKAAIDNILQQTRNNLWKAIEEWEFLLSERPLLKRVEDERKARESRNVKIVPYEPKYRQVFKELNEDWITTHFEMEEADHKALDDPDEYILGSGGMIFIAIYKDEPVGTCALIKMNDGNYDYELAKMAVNSRLRGLNIGYLLGKAVIEKAKESGAKKIYLESNTLLKPAIQLYLKLGFKKIAGHTTPYKRCNIQMELILNE is encoded by the coding sequence ATGGATTTTTTCAATAAAACAGGTACATTGGCAATGGGAAGCAGGCTTCGCATGCTGTCCGACACGATCACCGAAGATGCAGCATCGATCTATCGGTTATACGGCGCCGATATAAAGGCGAAATGGTTCCCTGTATTTTTTGCTTTGTCGGACGGGGAGCCAAGAACCATCACCGCACTGGCAAAGGAGATCGGACATTCGCATCCGTCGGTCAGCAACATTATCCGTGAAATGTCTTCCAAAGGACTTGTAAAAGAAAAGAAAGACAAGGCGGACGGCAGGCGGAATATGGTGGAACTGTCCCCAAAAGGCAAAGAGATCGCACAAAAAATGCCGGATCAGTACGCTGATGTAAAGGCTGCCATTGACAATATCTTACAACAGACACGGAATAACCTGTGGAAGGCGATTGAAGAGTGGGAATTCCTCCTGTCCGAAAGGCCGCTGCTGAAACGGGTGGAAGATGAGCGAAAGGCACGGGAAAGCAGGAATGTAAAAATAGTCCCGTACGAACCCAAATACCGCCAGGTGTTCAAGGAACTGAATGAGGACTGGATCACTACCCACTTTGAAATGGAAGAAGCCGACCATAAAGCCCTCGATGATCCGGATGAGTATATCCTGGGGAGTGGCGGGATGATATTTATTGCCATTTATAAGGATGAGCCAGTGGGCACCTGCGCATTGATCAAAATGAACGACGGCAATTATGATTACGAATTGGCAAAAATGGCTGTTAATTCCAGGCTAAGGGGATTGAATATCGGCTATCTGCTTGGAAAAGCCGTGATAGAAAAAGCAAAAGAGTCGGGTGCAAAGAAAATCTATCTGGAAAGTAACACTCTTTTAAAGCCTGCCATACAGTTATACCTGAAACTGGGTTTCAAAAAAATAGCCGGGCACACTACCCCCTATAAAAGGTGTAACATACAAATGGAGTTGATATTAAACGAATAA
- a CDS encoding DUF2000 domain-containing protein, producing the protein MIYENKIAIIIKNDLKDWQKLNVTACLASSVAIQFPETHGKKFVNASNSTFLPFSRHPMMIYAANSGEEINRAFRRAKERDLAIGIYTEPLFSTKCEEENHVEISKASDNDQILVGMILYGESKKVNKALDGLKFHI; encoded by the coding sequence ATGATATACGAGAATAAAATCGCCATTATCATTAAGAATGATCTGAAAGATTGGCAAAAGCTGAATGTTACGGCCTGTTTGGCAAGTTCTGTTGCCATACAGTTCCCAGAAACCCACGGGAAAAAATTCGTGAATGCTTCAAATTCGACTTTCCTGCCTTTCAGTAGGCATCCGATGATGATATATGCCGCTAATTCCGGCGAGGAAATCAATCGTGCTTTCAGGAGAGCGAAAGAGCGGGATCTGGCTATAGGAATCTATACCGAACCTTTATTCTCGACAAAATGTGAAGAAGAAAATCATGTAGAGATCTCAAAGGCAAGTGATAATGATCAGATATTGGTCGGAATGATCCTGTATGGAGAAAGTAAAAAGGTCAATAAAGCATTGGACGGGTTAAAATTTCATATTTAG
- a CDS encoding GyrI-like domain-containing protein, whose translation MMDIRLEEHKSFVVCGYSVLTDLENGDRDVGKLWSGHKEELQGLSGKSSGLYGVMWYTDDTHKQYFYMLAVMIDHMEKDHAGSNIQRLEIPEGLYAVASLPDGADLGEAWTEFYFKELPARRLETDHQHGIFFEWYSANGGVELWNPVKHI comes from the coding sequence ATGATGGATATACGTTTGGAAGAGCATAAGTCATTTGTGGTCTGTGGATATAGCGTTTTAACCGATCTCGAAAATGGCGACCGGGATGTTGGTAAATTATGGTCCGGTCACAAAGAGGAACTGCAGGGTTTATCCGGAAAATCATCCGGTCTTTATGGGGTTATGTGGTACACAGACGATACCCATAAACAATATTTTTATATGCTGGCCGTCATGATCGATCATATGGAAAAGGACCATGCGGGCAGCAATATCCAACGCCTGGAAATCCCAGAAGGTTTATATGCGGTAGCTTCTCTTCCGGATGGAGCCGATTTGGGAGAAGCGTGGACGGAATTTTATTTTAAGGAATTACCTGCACGCAGGTTAGAAACAGATCATCAGCACGGAATATTTTTCGAATGGTATTCGGCAAATGGCGGAGTAGAGCTGTGGAATCCGGTAAAACATATCTAA
- a CDS encoding SDR family NAD(P)-dependent oxidoreductase, with protein MEHKIILITGASDGIGKETAKTLAKQGHTMILHGRNKHKMQAVYDEIRRETGNNNIDMFTADFLSLAEIKRFADTIKKKYDHLDVLINNAGAQFGGKRETTGDGHEKTMMINVFAPFLLTTLLLDLLKKSPSARVVTVSSAAHKMSGKPYPDDIELKDHYSMSRAYGLSKLYIIWVMRHFITEMKKAGINSITFNSVHPGSVNTSLGRVSTKDWGTKIIYFLWKPLTISVANGAKSSIEAAVSLKLEGVTGKYFGPKGEEKPSDKYYSVENEQIVWDYCKKVTEDYL; from the coding sequence ATGGAACATAAAATAATCTTAATCACAGGAGCCTCTGATGGAATCGGGAAAGAAACCGCAAAAACGCTCGCCAAACAAGGACATACAATGATCCTTCATGGCCGCAACAAACATAAAATGCAGGCTGTTTATGATGAGATCAGGAGAGAAACAGGCAATAACAACATAGATATGTTCACAGCCGATTTTCTGTCACTTGCCGAAATAAAACGTTTTGCAGACACCATTAAAAAGAAATACGACCACCTGGACGTACTCATCAATAATGCAGGAGCTCAGTTTGGTGGCAAAAGGGAAACCACAGGCGATGGACACGAAAAAACGATGATGATCAATGTGTTCGCTCCGTTCCTTTTGACAACACTTTTACTCGACTTACTCAAAAAAAGCCCTTCCGCAAGGGTCGTAACTGTTTCGTCGGCTGCACACAAAATGAGCGGGAAACCATATCCGGATGACATAGAACTAAAAGACCATTATTCCATGTCGAGGGCATACGGCTTATCGAAATTATATATTATCTGGGTAATGCGTCATTTCATTACTGAAATGAAAAAAGCAGGCATCAATAGTATCACATTCAATTCGGTGCATCCCGGTTCCGTAAACACAAGCCTGGGCCGTGTATCAACAAAAGATTGGGGAACAAAAATCATTTATTTCCTCTGGAAGCCATTGACGATAAGCGTCGCAAATGGAGCAAAAAGCAGTATCGAAGCTGCTGTATCCCTCAAACTGGAAGGTGTTACAGGCAAATATTTCGGCCCGAAAGGGGAAGAAAAACCCAGTGACAAATATTATTCTGTCGAAAACGAACAGATCGTTTGGGATTACTGTAAAAAAGTAACGGAGGATTATTTATGA
- a CDS encoding RICIN domain-containing protein, producing MKAAFIILLVLISIPTVIFGPRIHKDIQKKRNYANTYAIQNIGNGKDIRVRDAGNSDGTKMILYSHHNWECITWQLIELGDNIYLLKNLYTQKSFQPSSVPAAGVTLWQQTLGGSRLQYWEFVKQPGDSYLIRLKDTELYLTSTSDENDSDIVLMPEQDSDKQRWRLIRQNPII from the coding sequence ATGAAAGCAGCCTTTATCATATTGCTTGTCCTGATAAGTATCCCGACTGTCATATTCGGCCCGCGAATACATAAGGACATCCAAAAGAAACGCAATTATGCGAATACCTACGCGATACAGAATATCGGAAACGGCAAGGATATCCGGGTACGTGATGCCGGAAACTCCGACGGTACAAAAATGATCCTGTACAGTCATCATAATTGGGAGTGTATTACATGGCAGTTGATCGAACTGGGAGATAATATATATTTACTTAAGAACCTGTACACACAGAAGAGCTTCCAGCCTTCTTCGGTTCCGGCAGCGGGCGTGACCCTGTGGCAACAAACATTGGGCGGAAGCCGTTTACAATATTGGGAGTTTGTAAAGCAACCGGGCGACAGCTACCTGATACGCCTGAAAGACACGGAACTGTACCTGACATCGACTTCTGACGAAAACGATTCGGATATTGTCCTTATGCCGGAACAGGATTCTGATAAGCAGCGATGGAGATTGATACGGCAAAACCCTATTATTTAG